One window of the Archangium primigenium genome contains the following:
- a CDS encoding imm11 family protein, whose product MPDATNTRFFNLKIDVYVPGRWYMAAPTLSDGQCLEDLWVFTRGEPIASPGRLRVPLYRAGNPLDFTTAGMGSTPILSERTAAVFRKLASYDTQLFPVDVEGQGVPYHLLVVARTVRCIHDEACEEARYFTPEDGRPERVGEYQAVSGLRIDKSKVGDARVFKTWGWCPALIVDGEVKAALEQAGIVGGYFEEV is encoded by the coding sequence ATGCCTGATGCGACGAACACACGGTTCTTCAATTTGAAGATAGACGTCTACGTTCCAGGTCGATGGTACATGGCGGCGCCCACGCTCTCTGACGGCCAATGCCTTGAGGACCTTTGGGTGTTTACTCGGGGCGAGCCCATCGCCTCTCCTGGTCGACTACGCGTTCCCCTTTATCGTGCAGGCAATCCGTTGGACTTCACGACCGCGGGTATGGGGTCGACGCCTATCCTGAGTGAACGAACGGCGGCTGTGTTCCGAAAGCTGGCTTCTTACGACACCCAACTCTTTCCCGTTGATGTCGAGGGGCAAGGCGTGCCCTATCACCTTCTCGTTGTTGCGCGAACGGTCCGCTGCATTCATGACGAGGCCTGTGAGGAAGCTCGGTATTTCACGCCGGAAGATGGGAGACCTGAGCGTGTGGGGGAGTATCAGGCCGTTTCGGGCCTGCGAATCGACAAGTCGAAGGTTGGGGACGCGCGTGTGTTCAAAACATGGGGTTGGTGTCCCGCGCTCATCGTTGATGGAGAAGTCAAGGCCGCTCTGGAGCAGGCGGGTATCGTGGGTGGATATTTTGAAGAGGTCTGA
- a CDS encoding AHH domain-containing protein has translation MGMRLLGIAVLLWLCSACTTTRKVTLDTGDGAPIVYRPVPSAPITIGEREFQGALAQILLDMDWTIVGHGPEPMGARLLLASAGGVVDGARGQRETPAARRCERHRNAATCARLLTGKLTLEPMDRSLLALSFALDTVWTGVAEVVKDVADPEALRAMVVSLIGTALVMLVAPEPITKFIAMGLTASLIAYLGVGPVWNLGQAFVRLMKESNAAHGLTELEASGHRFGKALGANGARVLVLVAMTALGGKSAMAAQGPRLPGAAQAAMRARAEGGFELSAVLAGDVRSIALPSTGVLNVALVPTAVAAVAMETGGVIQGDPDGDIHHICTDKNEVSEVSGGPWTPLFESYFKRAKMKLSDVANQVRIKGHKGPHPREYHQEVLVRLDRVMRLCKGEAQCRAVLRETLSQIARELTTAGTQLRKLVTRNPDA, from the coding sequence ATGGGAATGAGGCTGCTCGGAATTGCCGTGTTGCTGTGGCTGTGCTCGGCGTGCACAACGACACGCAAGGTGACGCTGGACACGGGAGACGGCGCGCCCATTGTCTACCGGCCTGTCCCGTCCGCACCCATCACCATCGGTGAGCGGGAGTTCCAGGGCGCGCTCGCACAGATCCTGCTCGACATGGACTGGACGATAGTGGGCCACGGGCCGGAGCCAATGGGAGCCCGGTTGTTGCTCGCTTCGGCAGGAGGCGTCGTCGACGGCGCTCGGGGCCAACGGGAGACACCCGCCGCACGCCGATGCGAGCGGCACCGGAACGCCGCGACCTGCGCGCGACTGCTGACGGGCAAGCTCACCCTGGAGCCGATGGATAGGAGTCTCTTGGCGCTGTCCTTTGCGCTGGACACGGTCTGGACAGGCGTGGCGGAGGTGGTGAAGGACGTCGCCGACCCCGAGGCACTGCGCGCGATGGTGGTGTCCCTCATAGGCACGGCGCTCGTCATGCTGGTGGCGCCCGAGCCCATCACCAAGTTCATCGCGATGGGCCTGACGGCCTCGTTGATTGCCTACCTGGGCGTGGGGCCCGTGTGGAACCTCGGGCAGGCTTTCGTGCGGCTCATGAAGGAGTCGAACGCGGCCCACGGCCTCACGGAACTGGAGGCGTCCGGACACCGGTTCGGCAAGGCACTTGGGGCCAACGGGGCGCGCGTCCTGGTGCTCGTGGCGATGACGGCCCTCGGAGGCAAGAGCGCCATGGCCGCGCAGGGCCCGCGGCTGCCTGGCGCCGCCCAGGCCGCGATGCGCGCACGAGCCGAAGGCGGCTTTGAACTGTCGGCGGTACTGGCAGGGGATGTGCGGTCCATCGCATTGCCCTCTACGGGCGTGCTGAACGTCGCGTTGGTACCTACGGCGGTGGCGGCGGTCGCGATGGAGACAGGTGGGGTCATCCAGGGAGACCCCGACGGAGACATCCATCACATCTGCACCGACAAGAACGAAGTCTCCGAGGTATCCGGCGGCCCCTGGACGCCCCTGTTCGAGTCCTACTTCAAGCGAGCGAAGATGAAGCTGAGTGATGTCGCGAACCAGGTGCGCATCAAGGGACACAAGGGGCCGCATCCCCGCGAGTACCACCAAGAAGTTCTTGTTCGGCTCGATCGGGTTATGAGGCTATGCAAGGGAGAAGCGCAGTGTCGTGCTGTGTTGAGGGAGACGCTGAGCCAGATTGCACGTGAACTGACGACTGCGGGAACCCAGTTGAGAAAGCTCGTTACGAGGAATCCTGATGCCTGA
- a CDS encoding imm11 family protein has protein sequence MPDNMGRRFFDLQIDAYVPGRWYMSEPTRLNGQEIEDVWAFTNGEPIKPPGFLRIPLLRPGRPLDFTTAGVGLTPILSGKAAAIFKELAPQDIQLFPVEVEGQTEPFYLLVVIKTVRCIDDVACSDIQLFTENGLMPERAGEYRVVSGLRIDKSKVGDVRVFKTWGWSPALIIDEEIRNALDQNGFVGGHFEEV, from the coding sequence ATGCCTGACAACATGGGCAGACGTTTTTTCGATCTGCAAATCGACGCTTACGTTCCCGGCCGCTGGTACATGTCCGAACCCACTCGGCTCAATGGTCAGGAGATCGAGGATGTCTGGGCATTCACGAATGGTGAGCCAATCAAGCCGCCTGGGTTTCTGCGTATCCCACTGCTGCGTCCTGGCCGTCCTCTTGATTTTACTACGGCGGGGGTGGGATTGACTCCAATCCTCAGTGGAAAAGCAGCAGCCATCTTCAAGGAACTGGCACCCCAAGACATTCAGCTTTTCCCAGTCGAGGTTGAAGGCCAGACTGAACCCTTCTACCTCCTTGTTGTTATAAAGACGGTTCGCTGTATCGACGATGTGGCCTGCTCCGACATCCAACTTTTCACCGAGAACGGACTCATGCCGGAGCGTGCTGGAGAGTATCGGGTCGTATCAGGCTTGCGCATCGACAAGTCAAAGGTGGGCGATGTCCGTGTCTTCAAGACATGGGGGTGGTCGCCCGCGCTCATTATTGACGAGGAAATCAGGAATGCACTAGATCAAAATGGGTTCGTGGGCGGACACTTCGAAGAAGTATGA
- a CDS encoding vitamin B12-dependent ribonucleotide reductase, with translation MEHHELNATAGVLEGKELTGTKARGAGLPVERFFTTPGVDPADELAWELRTAGISGEDGKSVFQQKDVEVPKSWSMLATNVVASKYFRGTPGTAERETSVRGLVARVVDTLTRWGAQGGYFATATDRDTFHAELTHLLLRQKAAFNSPVWFNVGVEEHPQCSACFINSVDDSMESILGLAKTEGMLFKYGSGTGSNLSTLRSSKELLAGGGTASGPVSFMKGFDAFAGVIKSGGKTRRAAKMVILNADHPDILDFVRCKSNEEKKAWALIEAGYDPSFNGEAYASVFFQNSNNSVRVTDEFMRAVINDGPWTTHAVRDGRPMETLKARDIFREISAAAHLCGDPGMQFDTTVNAWHTCSNTARINASNPCSEYMFLDDSACNLASLNLMHFRTLDGDFDVTAFKHAVDVVLLAMEIIVGNSKYPSKKIEENSHAYRPLGLGYANLGALLMAAGLPYDSDVGRNYAGAITSLMCGQAYAMSARMAEKQGAFAGYQKNAEPFLGVIRKHRKAAYNIPAEGVTEELYDAQKRAWDQALALGSDHGFRNSQVTVLAPTGTIGFMMDCDTTGIEPDIALIKYKKLVGGGMLKIVNQTVPFALEKLGYRQTQAQEIITYLDKHETIEGAPHLKPEHLAVFDCAFKPAKGQRSIHWMGHLHMMGATQPFLSGAISKTVNMPSDAAVEDIEKAYIEAWKMGLKAVAVYRDGCKRTQPLNTSKDTVKDTKLAVAEPALAAARDANAMRRRLPDERQAITHKFSIGGHEGYLTVGMYEDGTPGELFCVMAKEGSVVSGLMDSFATAVSLALQYGVPLQVLVDKFCHVRFEPSGFTGNPAVPIAKSIVDYIFRWLSLKFLPAEQEADGVEAAVEQQVAAAPVEVKPEVKAAPVMALPMATPRRTYLNQADAPPCHTCGEIMVRNGACYKCSNCGTTSGCS, from the coding sequence ATGGAACACCACGAGCTGAACGCCACGGCGGGAGTGTTGGAAGGCAAGGAGCTGACGGGAACGAAGGCCCGGGGCGCGGGGCTGCCGGTGGAGCGCTTCTTCACCACGCCCGGCGTGGACCCGGCCGACGAGCTCGCGTGGGAGCTGCGCACCGCGGGCATCTCGGGCGAGGACGGCAAGTCCGTGTTCCAGCAGAAGGACGTGGAGGTGCCCAAGTCCTGGTCCATGCTGGCCACCAACGTGGTGGCCTCCAAGTACTTCCGGGGCACCCCCGGCACCGCCGAGCGCGAGACGAGCGTGCGCGGCCTCGTGGCCCGCGTGGTGGACACCCTCACCCGCTGGGGCGCGCAGGGCGGCTACTTCGCCACCGCCACCGACCGCGACACCTTCCACGCGGAGCTCACCCACCTGCTCCTGCGCCAGAAGGCCGCCTTCAACTCGCCCGTCTGGTTCAACGTGGGCGTGGAGGAGCACCCGCAGTGCTCGGCGTGCTTCATCAACTCGGTGGACGACTCCATGGAGTCCATCCTCGGCCTGGCCAAGACCGAGGGCATGCTCTTCAAGTACGGCTCGGGCACGGGCAGCAACCTGTCCACGCTGCGCTCGAGCAAGGAGCTGCTCGCCGGCGGCGGCACCGCGTCCGGCCCCGTGTCCTTCATGAAGGGCTTCGATGCCTTCGCCGGCGTCATCAAGAGCGGCGGCAAGACGCGCCGCGCGGCCAAGATGGTGATCCTCAACGCGGACCACCCGGACATCCTGGACTTCGTGCGCTGCAAGTCCAACGAGGAGAAGAAGGCCTGGGCGCTCATCGAGGCCGGGTACGACCCGAGCTTCAACGGCGAGGCCTACGCGTCCGTCTTCTTCCAGAACTCCAACAACTCGGTGCGCGTGACGGACGAGTTCATGCGCGCGGTCATCAACGACGGCCCCTGGACGACCCACGCGGTGCGCGACGGCCGCCCCATGGAGACGCTCAAGGCGCGCGACATCTTCCGGGAGATCTCCGCCGCGGCGCACCTGTGCGGCGATCCGGGCATGCAGTTCGACACCACGGTGAACGCCTGGCACACGTGCTCGAACACGGCGCGCATCAACGCGTCCAATCCGTGCTCGGAGTACATGTTCCTGGATGACTCGGCGTGCAACCTGGCGTCGCTCAACCTGATGCACTTCCGCACGCTGGACGGCGACTTCGACGTCACCGCCTTCAAGCACGCGGTGGACGTGGTGCTGCTCGCGATGGAGATCATCGTCGGCAACTCCAAGTACCCCTCCAAGAAGATCGAGGAGAACAGCCACGCCTACCGGCCGCTGGGCCTGGGCTACGCCAACCTGGGCGCGCTGCTCATGGCCGCGGGCCTGCCGTACGACTCGGACGTGGGCCGCAACTACGCGGGCGCCATCACCTCGCTCATGTGCGGCCAGGCGTACGCCATGAGCGCGCGCATGGCGGAGAAGCAGGGCGCGTTCGCGGGCTACCAGAAGAACGCCGAGCCCTTCCTCGGCGTCATCCGCAAGCACCGCAAGGCCGCCTACAACATCCCCGCCGAGGGCGTCACCGAGGAGCTGTACGACGCGCAGAAGCGCGCGTGGGATCAGGCGCTCGCGCTCGGCTCGGACCACGGCTTCCGCAACAGCCAGGTCACCGTGCTCGCCCCCACCGGCACCATCGGCTTCATGATGGACTGCGACACGACGGGGATTGAACCCGACATCGCGCTCATCAAGTACAAGAAGCTGGTGGGCGGCGGCATGCTGAAGATCGTCAACCAGACGGTGCCCTTCGCGCTCGAGAAGCTCGGCTACCGCCAGACCCAGGCCCAGGAGATCATCACCTACCTGGACAAGCACGAGACGATTGAAGGCGCCCCGCACCTCAAGCCCGAGCACCTGGCGGTGTTCGACTGCGCCTTCAAGCCGGCCAAGGGCCAGCGCAGCATCCACTGGATGGGCCACCTGCACATGATGGGCGCGACGCAGCCCTTCCTCTCGGGCGCCATCTCCAAGACGGTGAACATGCCGTCGGACGCCGCGGTGGAGGACATCGAGAAGGCGTACATCGAGGCGTGGAAGATGGGGCTCAAGGCCGTGGCGGTGTACCGCGATGGCTGCAAGCGCACCCAGCCGCTCAACACCTCGAAGGACACGGTGAAGGACACGAAGCTCGCGGTGGCCGAGCCCGCGCTCGCCGCGGCGCGCGACGCCAACGCCATGCGCCGGCGGCTGCCGGACGAGCGCCAGGCCATCACCCACAAGTTCTCGATCGGCGGCCACGAGGGCTACCTGACGGTGGGCATGTACGAGGACGGCACGCCGGGCGAGCTGTTCTGCGTGATGGCCAAGGAAGGCTCGGTGGTGAGCGGCCTGATGGACAGCTTCGCCACGGCGGTGTCGCTGGCGCTGCAGTACGGCGTGCCCCTGCAGGTGCTCGTGGACAAGTTCTGCCACGTGCGCTTCGAGCCGAGCGGCTTCACGGGCAACCCGGCGGTGCCGATCGCCAAGTCGATCGTCGACTACATCTTCCGCTGGCTGTCGCTGAAGTTCCTGCCGGCCGAGCAGGAGGCGGACGGCGTGGAGGCGGCGGTGGAGCAGCAGGTGGCGGCGGCACCGGTCGAGGTCAAGCCCGAGGTGAAGGCGGCCCCGGTGATGGCGCTGCCGATGGCGACGCCGCGGCGCACGTACCTGAACCAGGCGGACGCCCCGCCCTGCCACACCTGCGGCGAGATCATGGTGCGCAACGGCGCCTGCTACAAGTGCAGCAACTGCGGCACCACGAGCGGCTGCAGCTGA